A single window of Chloracidobacterium thermophilum B DNA harbors:
- a CDS encoding MBL fold metallo-hydrolase, translated as MEIEFLGTGTSVGIPMIGCDCPTCTSDDPRDRRLRVSLLVRHQGAQILIDPSIDFRQQALRAGLKSLDAVLITHAHADHVFGMDDLRALNYRQGAIPCFASAETWHNLYRMFSYAFGPAGPSSRPRLVPHIIGGNFTLCGLHVTPVALPHGDMTTLGFRLENFAYITDCNALPDAACEQLLGLEVLVLDCVRYKPHPTHLHLDAALAYIARLQPKRAYLTHMAHDIRHAELDARLPPGVRLAYDGLRLVV; from the coding sequence ATGGAAATCGAATTTCTTGGCACTGGCACGTCCGTCGGCATCCCGATGATTGGCTGCGACTGCCCCACCTGCACCTCGGACGATCCACGCGACCGCCGGTTGCGCGTCTCACTACTTGTCCGCCATCAGGGAGCGCAGATACTCATTGACCCTTCGATTGATTTCCGCCAGCAGGCGCTGCGCGCCGGGTTGAAGTCGCTCGATGCCGTCCTCATCACCCACGCCCATGCCGACCACGTGTTCGGGATGGACGACCTGCGCGCCCTCAACTACCGCCAGGGCGCTATCCCATGCTTTGCCAGCGCCGAAACGTGGCACAACCTGTACCGCATGTTCAGCTACGCCTTTGGCCCGGCTGGGCCTTCGAGCCGTCCGCGGCTGGTGCCTCACATCATCGGCGGCAATTTCACCCTCTGCGGTCTGCATGTCACACCAGTGGCACTGCCTCACGGCGACATGACGACGCTCGGCTTCCGCCTCGAAAACTTCGCTTACATCACCGACTGCAACGCCCTTCCCGATGCCGCCTGTGAACAACTGCTGGGGCTGGAAGTGCTGGTGCTCGACTGCGTACGCTACAAGCCGCACCCCACCCATCTGCACCTCGATGCGGCGCTGGCCTACATTGCCCGGCTGCAACCCAAACGCGCCTACCTCACGCACATGGCGCACGACATCCGCCACGCCGAACTGGACGCCCGTCTGCCGCCGGGTGTCCGGCTGGCCTATGACGGTCTGCGGCTTGTGGTTTAG
- a CDS encoding FecR domain-containing protein encodes MQRSILTLTLLAGAWTFSATAVSAQTTPQAPTTEVPIRGANTVSLPEQFIVSAKAGTINFIEGTVTSSRAKTPDTWRGVSLGDRLKTGDRLRTSSDGRAEILLNPGSYLRLDYDGEIVMTNPNLDALAVEVISGSALFEVTGTDGTELLLRIITPNGTVNVVRNGLYRVTVPREGAPMVAVTKGRITVEQAGRSLPVKDKQLVTLDATAVTTAKLDKKDRDAFDEWSRNRAKTLRDANARLRDRDVLAAFNGWRQNGAYGFGFAPFFGLWLFDARLGGYTFFPFYGYWNSPYGFAYGTNWGLPWDMYRPTLFNPAPPTAPMNGPGTVAGQLAGKPAAPGETPIEPTAPGDGSLGETSSPTPRPPLTPTPRPPLTPTPRPPLTPTPRPPLTPSLQPAANLGDDDYLPALPRRELPSPVARPTFDDGGFGKPGYDLPMRGGMMRGGMTPDYGGSILRGGYGGDAGPGISPAPGGGLRPAAPVRSGGDGQTRTQSPVVE; translated from the coding sequence ATGCAGCGATCTATTCTCACACTGACGTTATTGGCTGGTGCCTGGACGTTCAGCGCAACCGCCGTCAGCGCCCAAACGACCCCCCAGGCGCCAACGACGGAAGTCCCCATCCGCGGCGCCAACACGGTGAGCCTGCCGGAACAGTTCATCGTTTCGGCTAAGGCCGGCACGATCAACTTCATCGAAGGTACGGTCACAAGCAGCCGGGCCAAAACCCCGGACACCTGGCGCGGCGTCAGTCTCGGCGACCGTCTTAAGACGGGTGATCGGCTACGCACAAGTTCTGATGGGCGGGCTGAAATCCTGCTCAATCCCGGCTCCTACCTGCGCCTGGATTATGACGGGGAAATCGTCATGACCAACCCCAACCTCGACGCGCTGGCAGTGGAAGTCATCTCCGGGAGTGCCTTGTTTGAAGTCACCGGGACCGATGGCACGGAACTTCTGCTGCGTATCATCACGCCGAATGGCACGGTGAATGTCGTGCGGAACGGTTTGTACCGCGTGACCGTCCCACGGGAAGGCGCACCGATGGTGGCCGTGACCAAGGGACGGATTACCGTCGAGCAGGCCGGACGCTCGCTGCCGGTCAAGGACAAGCAGCTTGTCACCCTCGATGCCACGGCGGTGACAACGGCCAAGCTCGACAAAAAAGACCGTGATGCCTTCGATGAATGGAGCCGCAACCGCGCCAAGACCCTGCGGGATGCCAACGCCCGCCTGCGCGACCGGGACGTACTGGCGGCGTTCAACGGCTGGCGGCAGAATGGCGCGTATGGCTTCGGTTTTGCGCCCTTCTTCGGTCTCTGGCTCTTTGATGCCCGGCTGGGTGGCTACACGTTCTTTCCGTTTTACGGTTACTGGAACTCACCCTACGGCTTTGCCTACGGCACGAACTGGGGGCTGCCGTGGGATATGTACCGCCCCACACTCTTCAATCCAGCGCCGCCCACTGCGCCGATGAATGGTCCCGGTACGGTTGCCGGACAGCTGGCTGGAAAGCCGGCCGCACCGGGCGAGACACCTATCGAGCCAACGGCACCCGGTGATGGTTCTCTGGGGGAGACATCCTCACCAACACCGCGCCCACCACTTACGCCAACACCGCGCCCCCCACTTACGCCAACACCGCGTCCACCGCTTACGCCAACACCGCGTCCACCGCTTACACCGTCACTGCAACCGGCAGCCAACTTGGGGGATGATGACTACCTGCCGGCCCTGCCGCGCCGGGAACTGCCCTCGCCGGTGGCGCGTCCCACCTTCGATGACGGCGGCTTCGGCAAGCCCGGCTACGACCTCCCCATGCGCGGTGGGATGATGCGCGGTGGCATGACGCCTGACTACGGCGGCTCAATCCTGCGTGGGGGCTACGGCGGCGATGCCGGACCGGGGATCAGTCCCGCGCCCGGCGGCGGACTGCGCCCGGCCGCCCCGGTACGCTCCGGCGGCGACGGCCAGACCCGCACCCAAAGCCCGGTTGTCGAGTAA
- a CDS encoding SDR family NAD(P)-dependent oxidoreductase, with product MFRLDGKVALITGGSSGIGRAIAELFAEVGARVAIVSRRLSAGQEAVAHLTLMGGQAIHIQADVTQEADVRRSLEATLDRYGRLDVVVNNAGVNRRVSLEATTDDDWQMTFDVNVRGAFLYARHAIPHFQAQRQGCIINIAGLLGVKGGAGASPAFAASKGALVTLTKSLAVRYGRDGIRVNCISPGFVPTEGNRQLIDDAPDPAARRREFEAGYPLGRLGRPEDVAYAALYLASGEAGWVTGINLVVDGGLLAR from the coding sequence ATGTTCCGGCTCGACGGCAAGGTAGCCCTCATCACCGGCGGTTCCAGTGGCATCGGACGTGCCATCGCCGAACTGTTTGCCGAAGTCGGCGCGCGCGTGGCGATTGTGTCGCGGCGACTGTCGGCCGGGCAGGAAGCCGTTGCCCACCTGACGCTGATGGGCGGGCAGGCGATTCACATCCAGGCGGATGTCACCCAGGAAGCCGATGTCAGGCGCAGTCTGGAAGCAACGCTCGACCGCTACGGGCGGCTGGATGTGGTCGTCAACAACGCCGGCGTCAACCGCCGGGTCAGCCTCGAAGCCACCACGGATGACGACTGGCAGATGACCTTCGATGTCAACGTCCGGGGCGCTTTTCTCTATGCCCGGCACGCCATACCGCACTTCCAGGCGCAGCGGCAGGGCTGCATCATCAACATTGCCGGCCTGTTGGGCGTCAAGGGCGGGGCGGGCGCCTCGCCGGCCTTTGCCGCCTCGAAAGGCGCGCTGGTGACGCTGACGAAATCCCTCGCCGTGCGCTACGGGCGCGACGGCATCCGCGTCAACTGCATCTCACCCGGCTTCGTCCCGACCGAAGGCAACCGGCAGCTTATTGATGACGCGCCCGACCCGGCTGCCCGCCGGCGCGAGTTTGAAGCCGGCTATCCCCTGGGCCGCCTGGGCCGCCCGGAAGATGTTGCCTACGCCGCTCTGTATCTGGCCTCCGGAGAGGCCGGCTGGGTGACAGGCATCAATCTCGTCGTGGACGGCGGACTGCTTGCCCGATAG
- a CDS encoding thiazole synthase, whose translation MTDNLVIAGRTFRSRLMIGTGKYPDLETMRAAHRASGAEVVTVAVRRVNLADRSAGSLMDYLDLDRMLILPNTAACYTAEEAIRTARLAREILDTPWIKLEVIGDEKTLFPDNAGLIEATRVLAKEGFIVLPYFNDDLVAARRLIDAGAAAIMPLAAPIGSGLGIQNFTTLRILREMITDVPIIVDAGVGTASDVAIAMEMGMDGVLLNTAVATAQNPPLMAAAMKHAIEAGRMAYLAGRMPRRLYASASSPLDGLIGSRP comes from the coding sequence ATGACAGACAACCTGGTGATTGCCGGCCGTACCTTTCGTTCACGGCTCATGATCGGCACCGGCAAGTATCCTGATTTGGAGACCATGCGCGCCGCACACCGCGCGTCGGGGGCGGAAGTTGTCACGGTGGCTGTCCGGCGCGTCAACCTGGCCGACCGTTCGGCCGGCTCGCTGATGGACTACCTCGACCTCGACCGCATGCTCATCCTGCCGAACACGGCCGCATGCTACACCGCCGAGGAAGCCATCCGCACGGCCCGGCTTGCCCGTGAAATCCTGGACACCCCGTGGATCAAGCTGGAAGTCATCGGGGACGAAAAAACCCTCTTTCCCGACAATGCCGGACTGATCGAAGCCACCCGCGTCCTGGCGAAGGAAGGCTTCATCGTACTGCCCTACTTCAACGATGACCTCGTGGCAGCACGGCGACTCATAGACGCCGGCGCCGCCGCCATTATGCCGTTGGCGGCCCCGATTGGTTCGGGCCTCGGCATTCAGAACTTCACGACGCTGCGCATCCTGCGCGAAATGATCACCGACGTGCCGATTATCGTGGATGCCGGCGTCGGTACGGCTTCCGACGTGGCCATTGCCATGGAAATGGGCATGGACGGCGTACTGCTGAATACCGCCGTTGCCACGGCCCAGAATCCGCCGCTGATGGCTGCTGCCATGAAACACGCCATTGAAGCCGGGCGCATGGCCTATCTGGCCGGACGGATGCCGCGCCGCCTCTACGCCAGCGCCAGCAGTCCCCTCGACGGGCTGATCGGTTCGCGTCCGTAG
- the thiS gene encoding sulfur carrier protein ThiS: MTVTINGEYQTLSEPATLAELVARLGFTDARRIAIERNGELAPRPRWADIPVEEGDRIEIVHFVGGG, translated from the coding sequence ATGACCGTCACCATCAACGGAGAATATCAAACGCTTTCGGAACCGGCGACCCTGGCCGAATTGGTCGCCCGGCTTGGTTTCACGGATGCCCGGCGGATTGCCATTGAACGCAACGGTGAACTAGCACCGCGGCCCAGGTGGGCGGACATTCCGGTGGAAGAGGGCGACCGGATTGAGATTGTCCACTTCGTCGGAGGCGGATAA
- a CDS encoding peptidoglycan-binding domain-containing protein yields the protein MLRKSLLLALLTAFILTGFGSPTFTAAQEAPAAEESAKPKKKKPRANNPNTDYGKAQQMLKDAGLYQGEITGYKNPETTEALRKYQEQNGLKVTGTLNNETREKMGLPKRKPPVKKKEEGNPTGPQS from the coding sequence ATGTTACGCAAATCCCTGCTTCTGGCTCTGTTGACCGCCTTCATCCTGACCGGCTTTGGCAGCCCGACCTTCACCGCGGCCCAGGAAGCCCCGGCGGCTGAAGAAAGCGCCAAGCCAAAGAAGAAAAAACCCCGCGCCAACAATCCCAACACTGATTACGGCAAGGCCCAGCAGATGCTCAAGGACGCTGGCCTGTACCAGGGCGAGATCACCGGCTACAAGAACCCCGAAACCACCGAGGCGCTGCGCAAGTATCAGGAGCAGAACGGTCTCAAAGTGACCGGCACGCTCAACAATGAAACCCGCGAGAAAATGGGACTTCCCAAGCGCAAGCCGCCAGTCAAAAAGAAAGAGGAAGGCAACCCGACGGGGCCACAGTCATAG
- a CDS encoding type IV pilin protein, with protein MPVQRGQRRIFCTGLGGARGRVRARGASAVELLVAVAILGILLALSVLAYRWVVVVVAEQRAVKNIQTMVTAQTAHHAMHGRFGTWEQLIDHLGLLDGFERRLDGVAASEVIGDGWYGYSLRFEANAAGFTLDADPLPSQARRCRRFRYRLRATVTRRQTGMILVALPSVDPPPESAYQPFNP; from the coding sequence GTGCCGGTGCAGCGTGGGCAGCGCCGTATTTTTTGCACGGGACTTGGTGGTGCCCGCGGCCGGGTTCGGGCGCGTGGGGCCAGTGCCGTTGAACTGCTCGTGGCTGTGGCCATCCTTGGCATCCTGCTGGCGCTGTCCGTTCTGGCCTACCGGTGGGTAGTGGTGGTCGTGGCTGAACAGCGGGCGGTCAAAAACATCCAGACGATGGTCACGGCCCAAACGGCGCACCATGCCATGCACGGGCGGTTCGGCACATGGGAACAGCTTATTGACCACCTGGGTCTGCTGGATGGTTTTGAGCGTCGGTTGGACGGGGTTGCCGCCAGTGAGGTCATTGGCGATGGCTGGTACGGCTACAGCCTGCGTTTTGAAGCCAATGCGGCGGGCTTTACGCTCGACGCCGACCCGCTCCCAAGCCAGGCGCGCCGCTGTCGGCGCTTTCGCTACCGCCTGCGCGCGACGGTGACGCGCCGGCAGACCGGAATGATTCTCGTGGCGTTGCCGAGTGTGGACCCGCCACCTGAATCAGCCTATCAACCTTTCAACCCCTGA
- a CDS encoding retropepsin-like aspartic protease has translation MSRLTFFIRLQPLWCAWLVILTQASLPLAAIPKRNTTYRPAPVIWQEDRRGLCVTAWVNDAGPFTFVLDTGAGLTLLSPRTAARAGVRETGRTLRLQGTGAGAGHIHRLVTAQTLALGQRNNRLPCVGRLVVVETLPPDVDGILDPTEVFGDTGYELDFPNRTLAPLIPQRTLGGTIVRWLPEAGGKRPFVALNGREPALIDTGSGFGLAIPASKAAAFGIQPEIPVAARRLRDITGRTLQVTRVSPVSVRLEPLYLERIPTDLLHGTDPATPLLLGRDALRPFRIAFDLRQRRLIFFLPPLPPLVGRD, from the coding sequence ATGTCACGGCTGACGTTCTTCATCCGTTTACAGCCTCTGTGGTGCGCCTGGTTAGTCATCCTGACCCAGGCAAGTCTGCCCCTGGCAGCCATACCAAAACGAAATACCACGTATCGGCCCGCGCCGGTCATCTGGCAGGAAGACCGGCGCGGCCTGTGTGTGACGGCCTGGGTCAACGACGCCGGGCCGTTTACGTTTGTGCTGGACACCGGTGCCGGACTTACCCTGCTGTCGCCCCGTACGGCGGCACGCGCTGGCGTACGCGAAACCGGCCGCACGTTGCGTCTCCAAGGCACCGGCGCGGGTGCAGGGCACATCCACCGTCTGGTGACGGCCCAAACGCTGGCGCTTGGACAGCGCAACAACCGGCTGCCCTGCGTCGGGCGCCTGGTCGTTGTGGAGACGCTGCCGCCCGATGTGGATGGCATTCTCGATCCAACCGAAGTTTTTGGAGACACTGGCTACGAACTTGACTTTCCCAACCGGACGCTGGCCCCACTAATACCCCAGCGGACCCTGGGAGGAACGATCGTGCGCTGGTTGCCCGAAGCGGGCGGAAAGCGTCCTTTCGTGGCGCTCAACGGCCGGGAACCGGCCCTGATTGACACGGGTTCGGGTTTTGGGCTGGCTATTCCGGCTTCCAAAGCGGCGGCCTTTGGCATCCAGCCCGAGATTCCGGTCGCCGCGCGCCGCCTGCGGGACATCACAGGTCGCACACTCCAAGTCACGCGGGTGTCACCGGTGAGTGTCCGGCTGGAGCCATTGTACCTGGAACGCATCCCAACCGACCTGCTGCACGGCACAGACCCTGCAACGCCCCTTCTCCTTGGGCGTGACGCCCTGCGCCCCTTCCGTATTGCCTTCGACCTGCGCCAGCGCCGCCTCATCTTCTTCCTTCCGCCGCTGCCCCCATTGGTTGGGCGGGACTGA
- the rapZ gene encoding RNase adapter RapZ: MPFRGIPNVFVGGTLPNVAGTTQDVASTLIPRPAGHFGFVMPRRPKSPPPAPPNFVVITGLSGSGKQSALNALEDLGYFGVDNLPVALLPTFAELCRRSEGGLSRAAVVVDAREPAFVAAFPAAYTRLRELVSHVRLLFFEATDDVLMRRYSETRRPHPLDTANRHTRGLRAAIQAERTLLAPVRELADRIIDTSGLTIYDLRRQLGEALGAGQTARMRVLLLSFGFKHGIPTEADLVLDVRFLKNPHYVPELRPLTGRDAPVTDFLLADEEVVETRNRFAELLAFVVPRYARDGRSYLTIAIGCTGGKHRSVMMAEALAKEVRKLRFPVRVRHRDIAK; encoded by the coding sequence ATGCCTTTCAGAGGCATCCCGAACGTTTTTGTTGGCGGCACCTTGCCCAATGTGGCTGGCACGACACAGGATGTGGCCAGCACGCTGATTCCCCGCCCGGCCGGCCATTTTGGATTCGTGATGCCGCGTCGCCCCAAGTCTCCCCCGCCTGCGCCGCCAAACTTTGTGGTCATCACCGGACTAAGCGGTTCCGGCAAACAGTCGGCGCTCAATGCCTTGGAAGACCTGGGCTACTTTGGTGTGGACAACCTGCCGGTGGCGCTGCTGCCGACCTTTGCCGAACTGTGCCGCCGTTCGGAAGGCGGACTGTCCCGCGCGGCCGTCGTGGTGGATGCGCGGGAACCGGCTTTTGTCGCCGCCTTTCCGGCGGCCTACACGCGGCTGCGTGAACTCGTCAGCCACGTCCGGCTGCTGTTTTTTGAAGCCACTGACGACGTGCTCATGCGCCGCTACAGCGAAACCCGCCGCCCGCATCCGCTGGATACGGCGAACCGCCACACGCGCGGACTCCGCGCCGCCATCCAGGCCGAACGGACGCTGCTGGCGCCGGTCCGCGAACTCGCCGACCGCATCATTGACACCTCCGGGTTGACCATTTACGACCTCCGCCGCCAGCTCGGAGAAGCCCTCGGTGCCGGGCAGACGGCCCGCATGCGCGTCCTGCTGCTGAGCTTTGGTTTCAAACACGGCATCCCGACGGAAGCCGATCTGGTGCTCGATGTACGCTTTCTCAAAAACCCCCACTACGTTCCCGAACTGCGCCCCCTGACCGGCAGGGACGCGCCCGTTACCGATTTCCTGCTCGCTGACGAAGAAGTGGTTGAAACCCGCAACCGCTTTGCGGAACTGCTTGCCTTTGTCGTCCCGCGCTATGCGCGCGACGGACGCAGTTACCTCACGATTGCCATTGGCTGCACGGGTGGCAAACACCGGTCGGTGATGATGGCCGAGGCACTGGCGAAAGAAGTCCGCAAGCTGCGTTTTCCCGTGCGCGTCCGGCACCGCGACATTGCCAAGTGA
- a CDS encoding NuoI/complex I 23 kDa subunit family protein: MTTTAPARRNWKQTLERFFMLDLLKGFALTFKYTKKVLTEPRGTGGDPLRGAYTEFYPEERPKVSERFRGAPRLNLDPATGDTLCIACNLCALACPENCINVGAVNRVVMEDGKPKKKKVLATYVYDTSRCMFCDLCVEACPTDCIELTQEFELASYNRAGMVWDREQLEKGREIVRYGRQLN; encoded by the coding sequence ATGACGACAACCGCGCCCGCCAGACGCAACTGGAAGCAGACCCTGGAGCGTTTCTTCATGCTGGATTTGCTCAAGGGCTTTGCGCTTACCTTCAAGTACACCAAAAAGGTACTGACCGAACCCCGTGGCACCGGCGGTGACCCGCTGCGCGGCGCTTACACGGAGTTTTACCCGGAAGAGCGTCCCAAGGTCAGCGAGCGGTTTCGTGGCGCGCCACGTCTGAACCTCGACCCGGCCACCGGCGACACGCTGTGCATTGCGTGTAACCTGTGCGCCCTGGCCTGCCCGGAAAACTGCATCAATGTCGGCGCTGTCAACCGCGTGGTCATGGAAGACGGCAAGCCGAAGAAGAAGAAAGTTCTCGCCACCTATGTCTATGACACGTCGCGCTGCATGTTCTGCGACCTGTGCGTGGAAGCCTGCCCGACCGACTGCATCGAGCTGACTCAGGAGTTTGAGCTGGCCAGCTACAACCGGGCCGGCATGGTCTGGGACCGCGAACAGCTCGAAAAGGGACGGGAAATCGTCCGCTACGGACGCCAACTGAACTGA